From Asterias rubens chromosome 6, eAstRub1.3, whole genome shotgun sequence, one genomic window encodes:
- the LOC117291893 gene encoding AP-4 complex subunit beta-1-like isoform X3, with protein sequence MAYIVDNWDEEDIQEIRKHLNKPTSQTECGQLRGILKKILSQVTRGLDMSPLFADIVKLCATVDIPEKKLAYLYMTTYAHRKPDLALLAVNTMQKDCKDANPMIRGLALKTLCSLRLPELIEYTKQPLLAGLRDKSAYVRRAAVLGCLKINNISPQFIADHGIINMLYEMLRDGDVIVVINCMLALEELLDHEGGIAINQRIAHYLVNRLSEFTEWGQCCVLQLLLKYTPQSEDEMFDMMNVVDAFLKHTNSGVCMAAVRLMLHLTTDLPDISKDVYNRLKGPLLNLLSSDRPELVYTALCHLEWFNTRLPGRLAKYYKKFYCRYNDPGYVKYKKIELLSSLCSEDSLKDIVEELSVYAIDISIRLSHLAVAALGKLANTSIAYSGPCVEALLTLLSLQIDSVSSQVLVVFQDILRYEHLKDFIPAVVERLPSCEQLIQEPCGKAALVGLIAQYGQDLPDAPYILESMIDTLEEERNTMVKLSLLTATIKLFFIRPAECQDMLGKILEYAIECESNADLQEKAKMYYRLLSKDVQKAKDIISAPPSRLPVPCPSDTSADVHHFNSIALLFGPDRWREIQKSNYGEENEGHSPLSFVELKPNDGELELDITATGQLLDLDGVTSEFNSEVTPEVMLENEAEAIPVASTLVSLGGVEPEVMSTLVSLGGVEPEVMSAVRSDGVATETVTRVTTEAKFLTNVSLAPEEFEGKWTTWKSCELQELKIMKSLQPKDIQRQLEELGCKTMATTPEDSAPWRAFLYAKEDHTKQLFLIEVALDLVNDLLTFDIRCDEGQTSTDQAALVVKKLLLDAVS encoded by the exons ATGGCGTACATTGTAGACAACTGGGACGAAGAGGACATTCAAGAAATAAG GAAGCATCTCAACAAACCCACATCGCAAACAGAATGCGGCCAACTCCGGGGTATTCTCAAGAAGATACTAAGTCAGGTTACCAGAGGGCTTGACATGTCGCCCCTGTTTGCTGATATTGTAAAG CTGTGTGCCACAGTAGACATACCAGAGAAGAAGCTGGCCTACTTGTACATGACGACGTACGCACACAGAAAGCCAGATCTAGCCCTGCTGGCCGTCAACACGATGCAGAAAGATTGCAAGGACGCTAATCCTATGATCCGTGGATTAGCTCTGAAGACTTTGTGCTCACTGAG ACTTCCAGAGCTTATTGAGTACACCAAGCAGCCTCTTCTGGCTGGACTGAGGGATAAGAGTGCGTATGTAAGAAGAGCAGCCGTCCTTGGATGCCTCAAGATAAACAACATTAGTCCGCAGTTCATAGCTG ATCATGGCATTATTAACATGCTGTATGAGATGTTGAGAGACGGGGATGTGATTGTCGTCATCAACTGTATGCTGGCTTTGGAGGAATTACTGGACCACGAGGGCGGAATTGCTATTAATCAGAGGATCGCTCACTACCTGGTGAATAG ATTATCAGAGTTTACTGAATGGGGACAGTGTTGTGTCTTGCAGTTGTTGTTGAAGTACACTCCGCAAAGTGAAGACGAAATGTTTGATATGATG AATGTAGTGGATGCATTCTTAAAACACACTAACTCTGGAGTATGTATGGCCGCTGTTCGCTTGATGCTGCATCTCACAACAGATCTGCCCGATATCAGCAAAGATGTATACAATCGTCTTAAAG GTCCGCTTTTGAATCTACTGAGTAGTGATCGTCCTGAGTTGGTATACACAGCATTGTGTCACCTGGAATGGTTCAATACAAGGCTGCCCGGCAGACTGGCTAAATACTACAAGAAATTCTACTGCAG ATACAATGATCCAGGTTATGTCAAGTACAAGAAGATTGAGCTGTTGTCCTCGCTGTGTTCTGAGGATTCGCTCAAGGACATCGTTGAAGAGCTAAG TGTCTATGCAATAGATATCTCTATTCGTCTATCCCATCTCGCTGTGGCTGCCTTGGGGAAACTCGCCAACACATCTATAGCTTACTCAGGACCCTGTGTGGAGGCTCTCCTCACCTTACTCTCACTACAGATCGACTCTGTCTCGTCTCAAGTCTTGGTTGTCTTCCAGG ACATCCTTCGTTATGAGCATCTTAAAGACTTCATCCCGGCAGTGGTTGAGAGACTTCCGTCATGTGAGCAGCTCATCCAGGAGCCGTGTGGTAAAGCTGCTCTGGTTGGGCTCATTGCTCAGTATGGCCAG GATCTTCCTGATGCTCCATACATTCTTGAAAGCATGATTGACACATTGGAGGAGGAGCGTAACACGATGGTCAAGTTGAGTTTGCTGACAGCTACTATCAAACTGTTCTTTATCAGGCCTGCCGAGTGCCAAGACATGCTAGGCAAGATTCTGGAGTATGCTATAG AATGTGAGAGTAATGCTGATCTCCAGGAAAAGGCAAAGATGTACTATAGACTCCTAAGCAAAGACGTCCAAAAG GCAAAGGATATCATAAGCGCACCTCCGTCTCGCCTACCAGTACCGTGTCCCAGTGACACATCAGCGGATGTTCACCATTTCAACTCCATAGCTTTACTGTTTG GACCAGATAGATGGAGAGAAATCCAAAAATCTAATTATGGAGAGGAAAATGAAGGCCACAGTCCTCTATCATTTGTTGAGCTTAAACCAAACGATGGTGAGCTAGAACTTGACATCACAGCCACCGGCCAGCTGCTGGACTTAGACGGGGTCACATCTGAGTTCAACTCTGAGGTCACACCGGAAGTCATGTTGGAGAATGAAGCAGAGGCCATTCCCGTGGCGTCTACACTGGTCAGTTTAG GTGGTGTTGAGCCAGAGGTCATGTCTACACTGGTCAGTTTAGGTGGTGTTGAGCCAGAGGTCATGTCAGCAGTCCGTTCTGATGGGGTCGCTACAGAGACAGTCACTCGGGTCACCACTGAGGCCAAATTCCTCACCAATGTCAGTTTAGCACCGGAGGAGTTTGAAGGGAAATGGACCACGTGGAAGAGCTG TGAATTGCAAGAGCTCAAAATAATGAAGTCTCTACAGCCCAAAGACATCCAGAGACAACTGGAAGAACTAGGATGTAAAACCATGGCAACCACACCGGAGGATTCTGCTCCATGGAGAGCTTTTCTTTATGCAAAG GAGGATCACACAAAGCAACTGTTCTTAATAGAAGTCGCCCTTGACCTGGTGAATGACCTTCTGACCTTTGACATACGATGTGATGAAGGTCAAACATCTACCGATCAGGCAGCGTTGGTCGTCAAGAAATTACTTTTGGATGCAGTATCCTAA
- the LOC117291893 gene encoding AP-4 complex subunit beta-1-like isoform X2 — protein MAYIVDNWDEEDIQEIRKHLNKPTSQTECGQLRGILKKILSQVTRGLDMSPLFADIVKLCATVDIPEKKLAYLYMTTYAHRKPDLALLAVNTMQKDCKDANPMIRGLALKTLCSLRLPELIEYTKQPLLAGLRDKSAYVRRAAVLGCLKINNISPQFIADHGIINMLYEMLRDGDVIVVINCMLALEELLDHEGGIAINQRIAHYLVNRLSEFTEWGQCCVLQLLLKYTPQSEDEMFDMMNVVDAFLKHTNSGVCMAAVRLMLHLTTDLPDISKDVYNRLKGPLLNLLSSDRPELVYTALCHLEWFNTRLPGRLAKYYKKFYCRYNDPGYVKYKKIELLSSLCSEDSLKDIVEELSVYAIDISIRLSHLAVAALGKLANTSIAYSGPCVEALLTLLSLQIDSVSSQVLVVFQDILRYEHLKDFIPAVVERLPSCEQLIQEPCGKAALVGLIAQYGQDLPDAPYILESMIDTLEEERNTMVKLSLLTATIKLFFIRPAECQDMLGKILEYAIECESNADLQEKAKMYYRLLSKDVQKAKDIISAPPSRLPVPCPSDTSADVHHFNSIALLFGPDRWREIQKSNYGEENEGHSPLSFVELKPNDGELELDITATGQLLDLDGVTSEFNSEVTPEVMLENEAEAIPVASTLVSLGGVEPEVMSTLVSLGGVEPEVMSAVRSDGVATETVTRVTTEAKFLTNVSLAPEEFEGKWTTWKSCELQELKIMKSLQPKDIQRQLEELGCKTMATTPEDSAPWRAFLYAKEDHTKQLFLIEVALDLVNDLLTFDIRCDEGQTSTDQAALVVKKLLLDAVS, from the exons ATGGCGTACATTGTAGACAACTGGGACGAAGAGGACATTCAAGAAATAAG GAAGCATCTCAACAAACCCACATCGCAAACAGAATGCGGCCAACTCCGGGGTATTCTCAAGAAGATACTAAGTCAGGTTACCAGAGGGCTTGACATGTCGCCCCTGTTTGCTGATATTGTAAAG CTGTGTGCCACAGTAGACATACCAGAGAAGAAGCTGGCCTACTTGTACATGACGACGTACGCACACAGAAAGCCAGATCTAGCCCTGCTGGCCGTCAACACGATGCAGAAAGATTGCAAGGACGCTAATCCTATGATCCGTGGATTAGCTCTGAAGACTTTGTGCTCACTGAG ACTTCCAGAGCTTATTGAGTACACCAAGCAGCCTCTTCTGGCTGGACTGAGGGATAAGAGTGCGTATGTAAGAAGAGCAGCCGTCCTTGGATGCCTCAAGATAAACAACATTAGTCCGCAGTTCATAGCTG ATCATGGCATTATTAACATGCTGTATGAGATGTTGAGAGACGGGGATGTGATTGTCGTCATCAACTGTATGCTGGCTTTGGAGGAATTACTGGACCACGAGGGCGGAATTGCTATTAATCAGAGGATCGCTCACTACCTGGTGAATAG ATTATCAGAGTTTACTGAATGGGGACAGTGTTGTGTCTTGCAGTTGTTGTTGAAGTACACTCCGCAAAGTGAAGACGAAATGTTTGATATGATG AATGTAGTGGATGCATTCTTAAAACACACTAACTCTGGAGTATGTATGGCCGCTGTTCGCTTGATGCTGCATCTCACAACAGATCTGCCCGATATCAGCAAAGATGTATACAATCGTCTTAAAG GTCCGCTTTTGAATCTACTGAGTAGTGATCGTCCTGAGTTGGTATACACAGCATTGTGTCACCTGGAATGGTTCAATACAAGGCTGCCCGGCAGACTGGCTAAATACTACAAGAAATTCTACTGCAG ATACAATGATCCAGGTTATGTCAAGTACAAGAAGATTGAGCTGTTGTCCTCGCTGTGTTCTGAGGATTCGCTCAAGGACATCGTTGAAGAGCTAAG TGTCTATGCAATAGATATCTCTATTCGTCTATCCCATCTCGCTGTGGCTGCCTTGGGGAAACTCGCCAACACATCTATAGCTTACTCAGGACCCTGTGTGGAGGCTCTCCTCACCTTACTCTCACTACAGATCGACTCTGTCTCGTCTCAAGTCTTGGTTGTCTTCCAGG ACATCCTTCGTTATGAGCATCTTAAAGACTTCATCCCGGCAGTGGTTGAGAGACTTCCGTCATGTGAGCAGCTCATCCAGGAGCCGTGTGGTAAAGCTGCTCTGGTTGGGCTCATTGCTCAGTATGGCCAG GATCTTCCTGATGCTCCATACATTCTTGAAAGCATGATTGACACATTGGAGGAGGAGCGTAACACGATGGTCAAGTTGAGTTTGCTGACAGCTACTATCAAACTGTTCTTTATCAGGCCTGCCGAGTGCCAAGACATGCTAGGCAAGATTCTGGAGTATGCTATAG AATGTGAGAGTAATGCTGATCTCCAGGAAAAGGCAAAGATGTACTATAGACTCCTAAGCAAAGACGTCCAAAAG GCAAAGGATATCATAAGCGCACCTCCGTCTCGCCTACCAGTACCGTGTCCCAGTGACACATCAGCGGATGTTCACCATTTCAACTCCATAGCTTTACTGTTTG GACCAGATAGATGGAGAGAAATCCAAAAATCTAATTATGGAGAGGAAAATGAAGGCCACAGTCCTCTATCATTTGTTGAGCTTAAACCAAACGATGGTGAGCTAGAACTTGACATCACAGCCACCGGCCAGCTGCTGGACTTAGACGGGGTCACATCTGAGTTCAACTCTGAGGTCACACCGGAAGTCATGTTGGAGAATGAAGCAGAGGCCATTCCCGTGGCGTCTACACTGGTCAGTTTAGGTGGTGTTGAGCCAGAGGTCATGTCTACACTGGTCAGTTTAGGTGGTGTTGAGCCAGAG GTCATGTCAGCAGTCCGTTCTGATGGGGTCGCTACAGAGACAGTCACTCGGGTCACCACTGAGGCCAAATTCCTCACCAATGTCAGTTTAGCACCGGAGGAGTTTGAAGGGAAATGGACCACGTGGAAGAGCTG TGAATTGCAAGAGCTCAAAATAATGAAGTCTCTACAGCCCAAAGACATCCAGAGACAACTGGAAGAACTAGGATGTAAAACCATGGCAACCACACCGGAGGATTCTGCTCCATGGAGAGCTTTTCTTTATGCAAAG GAGGATCACACAAAGCAACTGTTCTTAATAGAAGTCGCCCTTGACCTGGTGAATGACCTTCTGACCTTTGACATACGATGTGATGAAGGTCAAACATCTACCGATCAGGCAGCGTTGGTCGTCAAGAAATTACTTTTGGATGCAGTATCCTAA
- the LOC117291893 gene encoding AP-4 complex subunit beta-1-like isoform X1: MAYIVDNWDEEDIQEIRKHLNKPTSQTECGQLRGILKKILSQVTRGLDMSPLFADIVKLCATVDIPEKKLAYLYMTTYAHRKPDLALLAVNTMQKDCKDANPMIRGLALKTLCSLRLPELIEYTKQPLLAGLRDKSAYVRRAAVLGCLKINNISPQFIADHGIINMLYEMLRDGDVIVVINCMLALEELLDHEGGIAINQRIAHYLVNRLSEFTEWGQCCVLQLLLKYTPQSEDEMFDMMNVVDAFLKHTNSGVCMAAVRLMLHLTTDLPDISKDVYNRLKGPLLNLLSSDRPELVYTALCHLEWFNTRLPGRLAKYYKKFYCRYNDPGYVKYKKIELLSSLCSEDSLKDIVEELSVYAIDISIRLSHLAVAALGKLANTSIAYSGPCVEALLTLLSLQIDSVSSQVLVVFQDILRYEHLKDFIPAVVERLPSCEQLIQEPCGKAALVGLIAQYGQDLPDAPYILESMIDTLEEERNTMVKLSLLTATIKLFFIRPAECQDMLGKILEYAIECESNADLQEKAKMYYRLLSKDVQKAKDIISAPPSRLPVPCPSDTSADVHHFNSIALLFGPDRWREIQKSNYGEENEGHSPLSFVELKPNDGELELDITATGQLLDLDGVTSEFNSEVTPEVMLENEAEAIPVASTLVSLGGVEPEVMSTLVSLGGVEPEVMSTLVSLGGVEPEVMSAVRSDGVATETVTRVTTEAKFLTNVSLAPEEFEGKWTTWKSCELQELKIMKSLQPKDIQRQLEELGCKTMATTPEDSAPWRAFLYAKEDHTKQLFLIEVALDLVNDLLTFDIRCDEGQTSTDQAALVVKKLLLDAVS, translated from the exons ATGGCGTACATTGTAGACAACTGGGACGAAGAGGACATTCAAGAAATAAG GAAGCATCTCAACAAACCCACATCGCAAACAGAATGCGGCCAACTCCGGGGTATTCTCAAGAAGATACTAAGTCAGGTTACCAGAGGGCTTGACATGTCGCCCCTGTTTGCTGATATTGTAAAG CTGTGTGCCACAGTAGACATACCAGAGAAGAAGCTGGCCTACTTGTACATGACGACGTACGCACACAGAAAGCCAGATCTAGCCCTGCTGGCCGTCAACACGATGCAGAAAGATTGCAAGGACGCTAATCCTATGATCCGTGGATTAGCTCTGAAGACTTTGTGCTCACTGAG ACTTCCAGAGCTTATTGAGTACACCAAGCAGCCTCTTCTGGCTGGACTGAGGGATAAGAGTGCGTATGTAAGAAGAGCAGCCGTCCTTGGATGCCTCAAGATAAACAACATTAGTCCGCAGTTCATAGCTG ATCATGGCATTATTAACATGCTGTATGAGATGTTGAGAGACGGGGATGTGATTGTCGTCATCAACTGTATGCTGGCTTTGGAGGAATTACTGGACCACGAGGGCGGAATTGCTATTAATCAGAGGATCGCTCACTACCTGGTGAATAG ATTATCAGAGTTTACTGAATGGGGACAGTGTTGTGTCTTGCAGTTGTTGTTGAAGTACACTCCGCAAAGTGAAGACGAAATGTTTGATATGATG AATGTAGTGGATGCATTCTTAAAACACACTAACTCTGGAGTATGTATGGCCGCTGTTCGCTTGATGCTGCATCTCACAACAGATCTGCCCGATATCAGCAAAGATGTATACAATCGTCTTAAAG GTCCGCTTTTGAATCTACTGAGTAGTGATCGTCCTGAGTTGGTATACACAGCATTGTGTCACCTGGAATGGTTCAATACAAGGCTGCCCGGCAGACTGGCTAAATACTACAAGAAATTCTACTGCAG ATACAATGATCCAGGTTATGTCAAGTACAAGAAGATTGAGCTGTTGTCCTCGCTGTGTTCTGAGGATTCGCTCAAGGACATCGTTGAAGAGCTAAG TGTCTATGCAATAGATATCTCTATTCGTCTATCCCATCTCGCTGTGGCTGCCTTGGGGAAACTCGCCAACACATCTATAGCTTACTCAGGACCCTGTGTGGAGGCTCTCCTCACCTTACTCTCACTACAGATCGACTCTGTCTCGTCTCAAGTCTTGGTTGTCTTCCAGG ACATCCTTCGTTATGAGCATCTTAAAGACTTCATCCCGGCAGTGGTTGAGAGACTTCCGTCATGTGAGCAGCTCATCCAGGAGCCGTGTGGTAAAGCTGCTCTGGTTGGGCTCATTGCTCAGTATGGCCAG GATCTTCCTGATGCTCCATACATTCTTGAAAGCATGATTGACACATTGGAGGAGGAGCGTAACACGATGGTCAAGTTGAGTTTGCTGACAGCTACTATCAAACTGTTCTTTATCAGGCCTGCCGAGTGCCAAGACATGCTAGGCAAGATTCTGGAGTATGCTATAG AATGTGAGAGTAATGCTGATCTCCAGGAAAAGGCAAAGATGTACTATAGACTCCTAAGCAAAGACGTCCAAAAG GCAAAGGATATCATAAGCGCACCTCCGTCTCGCCTACCAGTACCGTGTCCCAGTGACACATCAGCGGATGTTCACCATTTCAACTCCATAGCTTTACTGTTTG GACCAGATAGATGGAGAGAAATCCAAAAATCTAATTATGGAGAGGAAAATGAAGGCCACAGTCCTCTATCATTTGTTGAGCTTAAACCAAACGATGGTGAGCTAGAACTTGACATCACAGCCACCGGCCAGCTGCTGGACTTAGACGGGGTCACATCTGAGTTCAACTCTGAGGTCACACCGGAAGTCATGTTGGAGAATGAAGCAGAGGCCATTCCCGTGGCGTCTACACTGGTCAGTTTAGGTGGTGTTGAGCCAGAGGTCATGTCTACACTGGTCAGTTTAGGTGGTGTTGAGCCAGAGGTCATGTCTACACTGGTCAGTTTAGGTGGTGTTGAGCCAGAGGTCATGTCAGCAGTCCGTTCTGATGGGGTCGCTACAGAGACAGTCACTCGGGTCACCACTGAGGCCAAATTCCTCACCAATGTCAGTTTAGCACCGGAGGAGTTTGAAGGGAAATGGACCACGTGGAAGAGCTG TGAATTGCAAGAGCTCAAAATAATGAAGTCTCTACAGCCCAAAGACATCCAGAGACAACTGGAAGAACTAGGATGTAAAACCATGGCAACCACACCGGAGGATTCTGCTCCATGGAGAGCTTTTCTTTATGCAAAG GAGGATCACACAAAGCAACTGTTCTTAATAGAAGTCGCCCTTGACCTGGTGAATGACCTTCTGACCTTTGACATACGATGTGATGAAGGTCAAACATCTACCGATCAGGCAGCGTTGGTCGTCAAGAAATTACTTTTGGATGCAGTATCCTAA